A genome region from Tenebrio molitor chromosome 4, icTenMoli1.1, whole genome shotgun sequence includes the following:
- the LOC138127814 gene encoding uncharacterized protein: MLCGGRCITKILIQLMVCGIVIFTIIQFRPIKLDMSVPHLNSRFLLQKRLDPLTRHADSTTETNDLEPFVDKSPSLSEDKLVEDIQKRMPNLPIIYWNKNKNKPMGMNNTCARFPSMFDLEFNNLYWQTLRTSNGTFQLFGAYLDKRANNRLGPTVRILGMIDRIEPTVVTYCQFWFDGKKEPVISKSFEYKYIWYKKWGNYKQGIYQPYLTACVIPQQYKEKVPQSISLVEKACDNSTNNLRVIFEKPAEKKDFAVCVKGLDFLHEDLSVRLIEWIELLNLLGADKVFFYELQVHPNISKVLKHYEQEGKVHVTPINLAGGQPNAPSFQHLYLTKKTNHKRQNELIPYNDCFYKHMYQYKYIALLDIDEVIMPLDGTTWKGLMDKVLPKALKINKEERASYNVRNVYFLDDLLHNHGWFKEIPRYMHMLQHVYRAKNFTKPGQYVKCFHNTEKVLTLHNHFPLSCLGSGCTSYPIETGDAQLHHYRADCVKTLKKSCEEYRKTSVMDTTIWKFKEPLVGRVSTTLRTLGYFANQENKDKR; encoded by the coding sequence ATGTTGTGCGGCGGCCGCTGCATCACCAAGATCCTCATCCAGCTGATGGTATGCGGGATCGTCATCTTCACCATAATCCAATTCCGTCCCATCAAACTGGACATGTCCGTGCCTCACCTCAACAGTCGTTTCCTCCTCCAGAAACGTCTGGACCCTTTGACACGTCACGCCGACTCCACCACCGAAACCAACGACCTCGAACCGTTCGTCGACAAGAGCCCATCCCTCTCGGAAGACAAACTGGTCGAGGACATCCAGAAGAGAATGCCGAACCTGCCCATCATCTACTGGAACAAGAACAAGAACAAACCCATGGGAATGAACAACACTTGTGCCAGATTCCCCAGCATGTTCGATCTGGAGTTCAACAATCTGTACTGGCAGACCCTGAGGACCTCCAATGGGACGTTCCAGTTATTCGGGGCTTATCTGGACAAGCGAGCCAACAATAGACTGGGTCCCACTGTCAGAATCTTGGGGATGATCGACAGGATAGAACCCACGGTGGTGACGTACTGCCAGTTTTGGTTCGACGGGAAGAAGGAACCTGTGATCAGCAAGAGCTTCGAGTACAAGTACATCTGGTACAAGAAGTGGGGGAACTACAAGCAAGGGATTTATCAGCCGTACTTGACGGCGTGCGTGATTCCTCAGCAGTACAAGGAGAAGGTGCCCCAGTCTATTTCTCTGGTGGAGAAGGCTTGCGACAACTCCACCAACAATCTGAGGGTGATCTTCGAGAAACCAGCGGAGAAGAAAGACTTTGCGGTGTGCGTCAAAGGCTTGGACTTCTTGCACGAAGACTTGTCGGTGCGTCTGATCGAGTGGATCGAACTGTTGAACCTTCTGGGGGCCGACAAAGTCTTCTTCTACGAGTTGCAAGTCCACCCGAATATCAGTAAAGTGTTGAAACACTACGAACAAGAGGGGAAGGTTCACGTGACTCCTATTAATCTGGCAGGGGGCCAACCCAACGCCCCCTCCTTCCAACACCTCTATCTCACCAAGAAGACCAACCACAAGCGCCAGAACGAgctgatcccctacaacgacTGCTTCTACAAGCACATGTACCAGTACAAGTACATCGCCTTGTTGGACATCGACGAGGTGATCATGCCGCTCGACGGCACCACCTGGAAGGGCCTGATGGACAAGGTCCTGCCCAAAGCGCTCAAAATCAACAAGGAGGAGCGGGCGTCGTACAACGTGCGAAACGTCTACTTCTTGGACGACCTCCTCCACAACCACGGCTGGTTCAAGGAGATCCCCAGGTACATGCACATGCTGCAGCACGTGTACCGCGCCAAAAACTTCACCAAACCCGGCCAGTACGTCAAGTGTTTCCACAACACGGAGAAGGTGTTGACCCTGCACAACCACTTCCCGCTGTCGTGCCTCGGCAGCGGCTGCACCTCCTACCCGATCGAGACCGGCGACGCCCAGCTCCACCACTACCGCGCCGACTGCGTCAAGACCCTGAAGAAGAGCTGCGAGGAGTACAGGAAGACGAGCGTCATGGACACCACCATCTGGAAGTTCAAGGAGCCGCTGGTGGGACGCGTCTCGACCACGCTCAGGACGCTGGGCTACTTCGCCAACCAGGAGAACAAAGACAAGCGATGA
- the Amnionless gene encoding protein amnionless produces the protein MLVEAGRVFLFAFAASAAKTWGFDSDIANPANWEGAAGCRGVHFAAHNTAPVYIKELTAAEITLPGDGQIGILDGGFIEFKDNKKCVKLKPIDYRNWYDHDSWVPPDNVATPHQERIPCDHDDVVFPKILHTRVFEYLGTTIPVGSIWFGKEPTTSDQLASFMKTSPGRDIFFNPIDPFSFQIEKKQCGDPYGCLCHTNYVPCPPVRSTEKLPCLEPVEPENFCDAICGAYITYKPGTGPDLGTITKKLAQYSAQTHASRVQTYLGSEVVQVVFTEKDYTGTSIEEAEDFLKYLQQSRAESAQLLKSGHYYAEGSTGSSWSIVFGSLVAVCVFFGILFYLHGDPFLDAFLARFNKGRGSVFNVPFFARFDNTDENLIIDGQSESGSILDIAKSFDNPMYGQEVVPTTSTEHENPLYEATKEDAAALYEATKEDAADEPQ, from the exons ATGCTCGTCGAAGCGGGCCGCGTCTTTCTCTTCGCTTTCGCCGCCTCGGCGGCCAAGACTTGGGGGTTCGACAGCGACATCGCCAACCCCGCCAACTGGGAGGGTGCGGCGGGCTGCAGAGGTGTGCACTTCGCCGCCCACAACACCGCCCCGGTCTACATCAAGGAGTTGACCGCCGCCGAGATCACTCTGCCTGGGGACGGCCAGATCGGCATCCTCGACGGGGGGTTCATCGAGTTCAAGGATAACAAAAAAT GTGTCAAGTTGAAACCGATTGACTATCGCAACTGGTACGACCATGACAGTTGGGTACCACCCGACAACGTTGCCACGCCGCACCAGGAACGCATTCCCTGCGACCACGACGACGTTGTCTTCCCGAAAATCTTGCACACCAGAGTGTTCGAGTACTTGGGTACCACGATCCCCGTGGGTTCCATCTGGTTCGGCAAAGAACCAACCACAAGCGACCAACTGGCTTCTTTCATGAAGACATCACCAGGACGCGACATTTTCTTCAACCCCATCGACCCCTTCTCCTTCCAAATAGAAAAGAAACAATGTGGGGACCCATATGGGTGCTTGTGTCACACCAACTACGTCCCGTGTCCTCCTGTCAGGTCGACTGAAAAACTCCCGTGTTTGGAACCCGTGGAACCCGAAAACTTCTGCGACGCCATTTGTGGTGCCTACATCACCTACAAGCCCGGAACCGGTCCCGATTTGGGCACCATCACCAAAAAGCTTGCCCAATACTCGGCCCAAACGCACGCCAGCCGCGTCCAGACCTATTTGGGTTCTGAAGTGGTGCAAGTTGTCTTCACCGAAAAAGACTACACCGGTACCAGTATCGAAGAAGCAGAAGATTTCTTGAAGTACCTGCAACAGTCTCGCGCCGAAAGTGCCCAACTACTCAAATCGGGTCACTACTACGCCGAGGGTTCCACGGGTTCCTCTTGGTCGATAGTTTTCGGGAGCCTCGTCGCTGTGTGCGTGTTTTTCGGCATCCTCTTCTACCTCCACGGGGACCCTTTCCTCGACGCTTTCCTGGCTAG GTTCAACAAGGGACGAGGTTCCGTCTTCAACGTTCCGTTTTTCGCCCGATTTGACAACACCGACGAGAACCTGATCATCGACGGACAATCCGAGAGTGGTTCCATTTTGGACATTGCCAAGTCCTTCGACAATCCGATGTACGGACAAGAAGTGGTACCCACGACCAGCACCGAACACGAGAACCCGCTCTACGAGGCGACCAAAGAGGACGCTGCCGCGCTCTACGAGGCGACCAAAGAGGACGCTGCCGACGAACCACAGTGA
- the LOC138128538 gene encoding uncharacterized protein, protein MSRKLKFLFLAFIVIVTIIIIGFQKIYLSNRFDTFRQILETKVDPAESSPAESGLSSLTVSLDKENNGNIPDYYFSEKNKNKKTPRYNNTCAKFPELFDLQFKNDLWQVQKTSNGTLLLFNAYWDERNGTKIRIVGMYDVHPTDAFYCQFWYPNSDKPVFVESELPFWMFSRKWGADNGYFIHPYLISCKAEMIDGQLPTSVSLVERVCDNATNNLKVFRSQGEKNKNFVVCVKGLSFPFEDKTTRLAEWIEYLNILGAEKINFYEFKVHPNTKKLLEYYEKKGQIEVTPLTLVGDYSNHPYLQDQFLHKKIVQRRLQEVIPYNDCLYKHLQEFKYVVLLDTDEVIVPAEDTWVELIATLNNTLGKRSSYVARNIYFLDSHLHEHSWFEGIPKYMHMLQHVYRAENYTKPGHFIKGFHDTDLVTALHNHFPYSCLGGCKHKEIDLELAHLQHYRADCVKGVKCDAMKVNSVMDTRVWNFKDELIQRVERALADLGFVEDSL, encoded by the exons ATGTCGAGGAAattgaaatttctttttttggcattcaTTGTGATCGTTACTATAATCATAATTGgtttccaaaaaatttacttatccAACCGTTTCGACACCTTCAGGCAGATCCTGGAAACGAAAGTTGACCCAGCAGAGAGTTCACCTGCAGAATCGGGACTAAGCTCTCTCACAGTATCCTTGGACAAAGAGAATAATGGCAACATCCCCGACTATTACTTTTCGGAAAAGAACAAGAACAAGAAGACTCCGAGATACAACAACACTTGCGCCAAATTTCCAGAACTGTTCGACCTCCAGTTCAAGAATGACCTCTGGCAGGTCCAGAAGACGTCCAATGGGACGTTGCTACTGTTCAATGCTTACTGGGACGAACGCAACGGGACTAAAATCAGGATAGTGGGGATGTACGACGTGCATCCCACCGACGCGTTCTATTGTCAGTTCTGGTACCCCAATAGTGACAAACCTGTGTTCGTGGAGAGTGAGCTTCCGTTCTGGATGTTCTCCCGGAAATGGGGTGCCGACAATGGTTACTTCATCCACCCCTACTTGATTTCGTGCAAGGCTGAGATGATCGACGGTCAACTCCCCACTTCGGTCTCATTGGTGGAGAGAGTGTGCGACAACGCTACCAACAATCTCAAGGTCTTTAGGTCTCAAGGGGAGAAGAATAAAAACTTCGTGGTGTGCGTGAAGGGGTTGTCATTCCCATTCGAAGACAAAACCACACGTCTGGCGGAGTGGATCGAGTACCTCAACATTCTTG GTGCCGAAAAGATCAACTTCTACGAGTTCAAGGTCCACCCCAACACCAAGAAGTTGTTGGAGTATTACGAAAAGAAAGGACAAATCGAAGTGACTCCGTTGACTCTCGTGGGGGACTACTCCAACCACCCCTACCTGCAGGACCAGTTTCTGCACAAGAAAATCGTCCAGAGGCGCCTCCAAGAGGTGATCCCGTACAACGACTGCCTCTACAAGCACCTCCAAGAGTTCAAGTACGTCGTGCTGCTCGACACCGACGAGGTCATAGTTCCCGCTGAAGATACCTGGGTGGAGTTGATCGCCACCCTCAACAACACTTTGGGCAAGAGGTCGTCGTACGTTGCCCGCAACATCTACTTCTTGGACAGTCATCTCCACGAGCACTCCTGGTTCGAGGGAATCCCCAAGTACATGCACATGTTGCAGCACGTGTACAGAGCAGAGAACTACACCAAACCGGGGCACTTCATCAAAGGTTTCCACGACACGGATTTGGTCACGGCTTTGCACAACCACTTCCCTTACTCATGTCTAGGGGGCTGTAAACACAAAGAGATCGACTTGGAGCTGGCCCACCTCCAGCACTACCGCGCGGATTGCGTCAAGGGCGTAAAGTGCGACGCCATGAAGGTCAACAGTGTTATGGACACGAGAGTGTGGAATTTCAAGGACGAGCTGATACAGAGGGTGGAGAGGGCGCTTGCTGATTTGGGATTCGTTGAAGATTCGTTGTGA
- the LOC138128539 gene encoding uncharacterized protein gives MSRRFILLVVIIVIVILNLAFQKMAITNSYNRHDTFRQILQMKVDPTEAKQNSLAVSLDKESNGNIPDYYFSEKNRNKKMPKFNNTCARFPDLFDLQFKNDLWQVQKTSNGTLMLFNAYWDERNGTKIRIVGMYDVHPTDALYCQFWYPNSDKPVFVQSEPPFWMFYPGWGADKGYLIHPYLISCKAEMINGQIPTSVSLVGKECDNATNNLKVFRSQGEKNKNFVVCVKGLSFPFEDKTTRLAEWIEYLNILGAEKINFYEFKVHPNTKKLLEYYEEKGQIEVTPLTLVGDYSNHPYLQDQFLHKKVIQRRLQEIIPYNDCLYKHLQEFKYVVLLDTDEVIVPAEDTWVELIATLNNTLGKRSSYIARNIYFLDSHLHEHSWFEGIPKYMHMLQHVYRAENYTKPGYFVKGFHDTDLVTALHNHFPFSCLGGCKHTSIDLELAHLQHYRADCVREIKCDAMRENSIMDTRVWNFKDELIKRVERALDDLGFAEDSM, from the exons ATGTCGagaagatttattttgttggtGGTGATCATTGTGATCGTCATTCTCAATTTGGCCTTCCAAAAAATGGCGATCACAAACTCGTACAACCGTCACGACACCTTCAGGCAGATCCTCCAAATGAAGGTGGACCCAACAGAGGCGAAACAAAACTCTCTCGCTGTATCCTTGGACAAAGAGAGTAATGGCAACATCCCTGACTATTACTTCTCGGAGAAGAACAGGAACAAGAAGATGCCGAAATTCAACAATACTTGTGCCAGATTTCCAGATTTGTTCGACCTCCAGTTCAAGAATGACCTCTGGCAGGTCCAGAAGACGTCCAACGGGACGTTGATGCTGTTCAACGCTTACTGGGACGAACGCAACGGGACTAAAATCAGGATAGTGGGGATGTACGATGTGCATCCCACCGATGCACTCTATTGTCAGTTCTGGTACCCCAATAGTGACAAACCTGTGTTCGTGCAAAGTGAGCCTCCGTTCTGGATGTTCTACCCTGGATGGGGTGCCGACAAGGGTTACTTGATCCACCCCTACTTGATTTCGTGCAAGGCTGAGATGATCAACGGTCAAATCCCTACTTCGGTCTCGCTGGTGGGGAAAGAGTGCGACAACGCTACCAATAATCTCAAGGTCTTTAGGTCTCAAGGGGAGAAGAATAAAAACTTCGTGGTGTGCGTGAAGGGGTTGTCATTCCCATTCGAAGACAAAACCACACGTCTGGCGGAGTGGATCGAGTACCTCAACATTCTAG GTGCCGAAAAGATCAACTTCTACGAGTTCAAGGTCCACCCCAACACCAAGAAGTTGTTGGAGTATTACGAAGAGAAAGGACAAATCGAAGTAACTCCGTTGACCCTCGTGGGCGACTACTCCAACCACCCCTACCTCCAGGACCAGTTCCTGCACAAGAAAGTCATCCAGAGGCGCCTCCAAGAAATCATCCCGTACAACGACTGCCTCTACAAGCACCTCCAAGAGTTCAAGTACGTCGTGCTGCTCGACACCGACGAGGTCATAGTTCCCGCTGAAGATACCTGGGTGGAGTTGATCGCCACCCTCAACAACACTTTGGGCAAGAGGTCGTCGTACATTGCCCGCAACATCTACTTCTTGGACAGTCACCTCCACGAGCACTCGTGGTTCGAGGGAATCCCCAAGTACATGCACATGTTGCAGCACGTGTACAGAGCAGAGAACTATACCAAGCCGGGGTACTTCGTCAAAGGTTTCCACGACACGGATTTGGTCACGGCTTTGCACAACCACTTCCCTTTCTCTTGTCTAGGGGGCTGTAAACACACGTCGATCGACTTGGAGCTGGCCCATCTCCAGCACTACCGCGCGGATTGCGTCAGGGAAATAAAATGTGACGCGATGAGGGAAAATAGTATAATGGACACGAGAGTGTGGaatttcaaggacgagttgaTAAAGAGGGTGGAGAGGGCGCTTGATGATTTGGGATTCGCTGAAGATTCAATGTGA